The proteins below are encoded in one region of Methanorbis furvi:
- the hmgA gene encoding hydroxymethylglutaryl-CoA reductase (NADPH), translated as MDEQLAKIRSGDLKLYALEKLMPADEAVSLRRKYIEEETSADLSAVGSYSIPIDRVVVRNIENMIGCVQIPVGVAGPVMVNGEYAKGSFWLPIATTEGALTASINRGCSAITKAGGAEVRILRDGMTRAPIFAATSVAHATEVARWAEDNLLLLKTAAEETTHHGEMIGLTTYVVGTNVFVRFEFDTKDAMGMNMVTIASEAAAKLIEEETGARMVSTSGNMCCDKKPSAINVIEGRGKSVSAGVFLPDDMVASVFKTDAKTLAEVNMRKNLVGSARAVSLGFNAHAANAIAAMFLACGQDPAHVVEGSNAITTVDAVPGGVYVSVSLPSLQVGTVGGGTTIATQNACLSMLGVAGGAENPGDNAKAFAEIVAVAVLAGELSLLGALGAQHLAKAHQELGRGGTK; from the coding sequence ATGGATGAGCAGCTTGCAAAGATCCGTTCCGGCGATCTGAAACTCTACGCTCTGGAAAAACTGATGCCCGCAGACGAGGCGGTTTCTCTTCGCAGAAAATATATCGAGGAGGAGACGTCAGCTGATCTCTCGGCGGTCGGCTCGTACTCGATTCCGATCGATCGCGTGGTTGTAAGAAATATTGAGAATATGATCGGCTGTGTACAGATTCCGGTCGGCGTTGCAGGGCCGGTTATGGTGAACGGCGAGTATGCGAAAGGCAGCTTCTGGCTTCCGATCGCAACTACGGAAGGGGCACTGACCGCTTCGATCAACCGCGGGTGCAGTGCGATTACGAAGGCCGGAGGGGCAGAGGTTCGCATTCTTCGTGATGGAATGACGCGGGCACCAATCTTTGCGGCAACTTCGGTTGCCCATGCGACCGAGGTGGCCCGCTGGGCTGAGGACAATCTTCTGCTGCTGAAGACTGCGGCAGAGGAGACGACGCATCACGGAGAGATGATCGGTCTTACGACGTACGTTGTCGGAACAAATGTGTTTGTTCGGTTTGAGTTTGATACGAAGGATGCGATGGGGATGAATATGGTGACGATCGCATCCGAAGCTGCGGCAAAACTGATCGAAGAGGAGACCGGCGCACGCATGGTTTCAACGTCCGGCAACATGTGCTGCGACAAAAAGCCGTCGGCCATCAATGTGATTGAGGGGCGGGGCAAATCAGTTTCCGCAGGAGTGTTCCTGCCGGACGACATGGTTGCGTCCGTGTTCAAGACTGATGCGAAGACGCTTGCCGAAGTGAATATGCGGAAAAATCTGGTAGGCTCAGCACGTGCGGTGTCGCTTGGGTTCAATGCCCATGCGGCGAACGCGATTGCGGCAATGTTTCTTGCATGCGGTCAGGATCCTGCGCATGTTGTTGAGGGCAGCAATGCGATTACGACCGTGGACGCAGTTCCGGGCGGAGTTTATGTGTCGGTTTCCCTGCCGTCCCTTCAGGTGGGAACGGTCGGCGGAGGAACTACGATTGCAACACAGAACGCGTGTCTGTCGATGCTTGGTGTTGCGGGCGGAGCGGAAAATCCAGGGGATAATGCAAAAGCGTTTGCAGAAATTGTGGCGGTCGCGGTCCTCGCCGGAGAGCTGTCGCTTCTCGGCGCTCTTGGTGCGCAGCATCTGGCCAAGGCCCATCAGGAACTGGGCCGCGGCGGGACGAAGTAA
- the thiM gene encoding hydroxyethylthiazole kinase — MQKYAKILESVRTTSPLVHQITNYVTVNDCANITLCIGASPVMSHAPEDVIDMTRIASALVLNIGTLDPKQIEGMLVAGRVAADRNIPIILDPVGAGATPYRTKTAEMLIDELPITVIKGNAGEIGTLAGTAATVRGVDSGSVSGDKKMITQELAKQLGCIVVMSGAEDIICSGNRTLGVANGVPLMGRLSGTGCMAAAVTGAFAAAASDTLHGCAAAMAALGIAGEKAAKIARGPGSFKPAFLDAVASLTPEDLEASAKIIEY, encoded by the coding sequence ATGCAGAAATATGCCAAGATTCTTGAATCAGTCAGAACGACGTCACCGCTTGTTCACCAGATCACGAATTACGTCACAGTAAATGACTGTGCAAACATCACGCTCTGTATCGGAGCCTCGCCGGTTATGTCCCATGCCCCTGAGGATGTTATTGACATGACCAGAATTGCCAGCGCTCTTGTTCTCAACATCGGAACTCTTGATCCGAAACAGATTGAAGGCATGCTTGTTGCCGGCAGAGTTGCCGCAGACCGCAACATTCCGATCATTCTCGATCCGGTCGGAGCAGGAGCAACGCCGTATCGTACGAAAACCGCAGAGATGCTGATTGATGAACTGCCGATAACCGTCATCAAAGGAAATGCCGGAGAGATCGGAACTCTTGCAGGGACTGCCGCAACTGTTCGCGGGGTCGACTCAGGAAGTGTTTCCGGCGACAAAAAGATGATCACGCAGGAGCTTGCAAAGCAGCTCGGCTGCATTGTGGTCATGAGCGGCGCAGAGGATATCATCTGCAGCGGCAACCGGACGCTGGGTGTTGCGAACGGCGTCCCTCTTATGGGCAGGCTCTCCGGTACCGGTTGCATGGCAGCTGCGGTTACCGGGGCATTTGCAGCCGCAGCTTCTGATACCCTGCACGGCTGTGCTGCCGCAATGGCAGCGCTCGGTATTGCCGGAGAGAAGGCGGCAAAAATTGCCCGCGGCCCGGGTTCGTTCAAGCCGGCGTTCCTTGACGCGGTCGCCTCACTGACTCCCGAAGATCTTGAAGCGTCTGCAAAAATTATTGAGTACTAA
- the thiE gene encoding thiamine phosphate synthase codes for MYDLYVVTDETLSRGLTHEEIARRAVAGGANIIQLRDKEKSSRELYEIACRMKEICRGRALFIVNDRMDVALAVGADGVHLGQSDLPIGAVKKLCPKNFLIGISVGNADEAREAEAAGADYVAVSPVFSTSSKSDAGSGHGVAAVREICSAVMCPVVGIGGINAENTPELIAAGLDGVAVISAVVSAPDVTEAARALSLVIKTAKENRS; via the coding sequence ATGTACGATCTCTACGTTGTCACTGATGAAACGCTGTCTCGCGGCCTGACGCATGAAGAGATCGCTCGCCGTGCGGTCGCGGGAGGAGCAAACATAATCCAGCTGCGTGACAAAGAAAAATCCTCGCGCGAGTTGTATGAAATTGCCTGTCGGATGAAAGAGATCTGTCGCGGTCGGGCACTCTTCATCGTGAACGATCGTATGGATGTCGCGCTCGCGGTTGGAGCTGACGGCGTGCATCTTGGTCAGAGCGACCTCCCGATCGGTGCGGTCAAAAAACTCTGTCCGAAAAATTTTCTTATCGGCATCTCTGTAGGAAATGCGGATGAAGCCAGAGAGGCGGAGGCCGCAGGCGCTGATTATGTCGCGGTGAGTCCGGTGTTTTCAACGTCTTCGAAATCTGATGCAGGGAGCGGACACGGCGTTGCGGCAGTCCGTGAGATATGTTCTGCAGTGATGTGTCCGGTTGTTGGCATCGGCGGAATCAACGCAGAAAACACACCCGAGCTGATCGCCGCAGGCCTTGACGGCGTTGCCGTCATCTCCGCAGTGGTCAGCGCTCCGGACGTGACCGAAGCCGCACGTGCACTTTCCCTCGTCATCAAAACCGCGAAGGAGAACCGGTCATGA